The bacterium DNA window CGCACCCGCCTTATCGCCGCCGCCTGATCGACCACCCGGCGGTTTATCTCGCCGCTGACGGGGAAACGCGTCTGCATAGCCTTGACCATTTTCGAGAGTTTCTGGCCGGTGTCGCTCATCAGCCCCGCCACCAGCAGCCACGGTATCATCCCGCTGTCGCAGTAGGAAAAGGAGCGGAAGTAGTGATGCGCGCTCATCTCGCCGCCGTAGACCCCGTCCACCTGCCTCATTTTCTCTTTTATGAAGGCGTGGCCGCTCTTGCACTTTACCGTCTCGCCCCCCGCGCTGCGGACTATCTCCTCGGTGTTCCACAGGAGCCTGGGGTCGTGGATTATCTTTCCGCCGGGGTATTTTTTCAGCATCGCGGCGGCTAGCAGGCCGACGAGGTAGTACCCCTCGATGAACCCTCCCTCCTCGTCGAAGAAAAAACACCTGTCGAAATCGCCGTCCCAGGCTACCCCGAAATCCGCGCCGCTTTTTTGCACCGCGCTCCTCGTGGCCTCGCGGTTTTCGGGGAGGATGGGGTTGGGGACGCCGCTGGGAAAGGTTCCGTCGGGCTCGTGGTTTATCCTCACGAACTCGAAGGGCAGCTTTTCCGCAAGCTCATCCACGACCGGCCCCGCGCAGCCGTTGCCGGAGTTGGCCACTATCCGCAGTTTTTTCAGCTTGGGGATGTCGACGTAGCCGAGAAGATGGGCTATGTAGTCTTTGCGGGTGTCGAGGAGGGTGATATTTCCGCCGGTGCGGGGGGGGCCGAAGCCTCCGGCCTGCGCCATCCGCCCTATCTCCATCAGCCCGGTGTCGGCGCTTACCGGCCTTCCCTCTTCGCGGACGAACTTCATCCCGTTGTAATCGGCGGGGTTGTGGCTGGCCGTGACCATCACGCCGCCGTCCATTTTCTCGTGGAAGGTGGCGAAATAGACCTCCTCGGTGCCGCAGAGCCCGATGTCGAAGACGCTTGCGCCCTCGTCGGCCATTCCCCGCGCCAGCGAAGAGGAGAGGGAGACGCCGGAGGGGCGGATGTCTCTGCCGATTATCGCCCTTTTCAGCTTGTAAAGCCTGACGAAAGCCCTGCCTATCGAGTAGGCGAAATCGGCGTCGAGCTCGTCGGGAACGCGGCCGCGTACGTCGTAGGCTTTGAAGGCTGAAAGGGTTTTCATGATCGTCTCCCTATTTTTTCGCCGGTTTCACGAAGGGTCTTCCAATGCAGTGATAGGCGAACCCCTCTTCTGCCACGTCTTTGGGCTCGTAAAGGTTTCTTCCGTCGTAGATCGTCCTGCCCCGCATCGTCTCCCGGAGGAGGTCGAAATCCGTGGAGCGAAACTCGCTCCACTCGGTGCAGATCAGGAGAGCGTCCACCCCCTTCGCCGCCTCGTACTGTCTTTCGACCAGCTCGACCTCCGTCAGGCCGAGCCTGCAAAAGGCCGCCCCCGCAGTCTCCCTCGATTCCGGGTCGAACCCCTTCACCTTCGCGCCTCTGGTGCATAGCTCTCGTATCAGGTCGATGGCGGGAGCCTCGCGCACGTCGTCGGTGCGCGGCTTGAAGGAAAGCCCCCAGACCCCGAAGGTCCGCCCCTTTAAGTCTTCCTCGAATTCCTTTTCAATCAAGGGCAAAAAGAAATAACGCTGGGCGTCGTTGACCCCGTCTACCGCGCGGCAGATGAGGGGCGGCACGCCGTGAAGCTCGGCCAGATGGGAGAGCGCCCTTATGTCCTTCGGAAAACAGCTTCCGCCGTAGCCGAGGCCGGGAAAGAGGAACTTGCTGCCTATGCGCTGGTCGGAGCCGACGCCCCTCCTTACGTGGTTTACGTCCGCGCCCACCGCCTGACAAATCTTGGCTATCTCGTTCATAAGGCTGATTCTGGTGGCCAGCATGGCGTTAGCCGCGTATTTGGTCATCTCGGCGGATTCCGGGTCCATCACCATCAGCCTGTCGCCGGTGCGCATGAAGGGCGAATAGATCGTGCGCATGAGGTCGGCACCCTTTTCGCTCCGGACCCCCACGACTATGCGGTCGGGGCGCATGAAATCCTCCACCGCCGCGCCCTCTTTCAGGAACTCGGGGTTGCTTATCACCTCTACGGGATGCTTCGCGTACTCGGCGAAGATCTTCTCCACCCTGCGGTTGGTGCCGACGGGGACCGTGGACTTTATGATCACCGTCTTGGGCTCCTCCAGCGCCTCCGCCACGTCCCGGGCGGCCTTGTCTATATAGGAGAGGTCGGCACAGCCGTCGTCGCCCTGCGGGGTCCCGACGGCGAGGAAGATAACCTTCGACTCGCGGACCATTGCGGCGGTGGAGTTGGTGAAGGAAAGCCTCCCCTCCCGGAGGTTGCGTTCGAGAAGCTCCTCTATGCCCGGCTCGTAGTAGTGGGCCTCTCCCCTTTTGAGAAGCTCTATCGCCCTTTCGCTGATATCGGCGACGATTACGGCGTTACCCATCTCGCTCAGGCAGGTTCCGGCGACAAGACCGACGTAGCCCGCGCCTACGACTCCAATTTTCATCTTTTTTCCTCCTCGCATCCGGCTTTTGGCCCGCTTTTGCCGCTCATCAATCGCAAAATCCTCGACGTAGTCCCGCTACGACTGCGGTTTTGCTCACTCTTCGCGACAAAATCGCTCTCAAAATCCGGCGCGATCCCCGAAAAAAGGCCCGCCATAGACAGGCCCTGGCTTTATTTGCATTTGCGGCCGCGCCGGGCCGAGATCTCGGGAGCCTCCATCACCGTCGTCCCCAGGACGCCGAAGGCGTCGCGGATCATCTTCGCGGTGGTCTTGTCAAGCATGGCTCCCGTTTCGCCGACGTCGCTCCAGCCCTTCGCCGTGAGGTCGTTCGGGTCTATCGCCTTCTCCTCCCAGTTCTGGAAGAGTTTCCCCCAGGGGCTTTCCAGCACCTTTTTCACCCTCTCGTAGTTCGCAGGATACCAGTACATGTCGTGGTAGAGGACGGAGGCGATGTAGGACCACGGGGCGAGGAAGGTCTTCAGCGACCACTCCACCGGGCCCTTCAGCGGCCCCCAGTAGATCAGGTGCTGCATTTTGGAGGCGAAGGTCATCTTCTTGAAGGGGCCGGTGAAGTTCCAGCGCTT harbors:
- a CDS encoding UDP-glucose/GDP-mannose dehydrogenase family protein, which codes for MKIGVVGAGYVGLVAGTCLSEMGNAVIVADISERAIELLKRGEAHYYEPGIEELLERNLREGRLSFTNSTAAMVRESKVIFLAVGTPQGDDGCADLSYIDKAARDVAEALEEPKTVIIKSTVPVGTNRRVEKIFAEYAKHPVEVISNPEFLKEGAAVEDFMRPDRIVVGVRSEKGADLMRTIYSPFMRTGDRLMVMDPESAEMTKYAANAMLATRISLMNEIAKICQAVGADVNHVRRGVGSDQRIGSKFLFPGLGYGGSCFPKDIRALSHLAELHGVPPLICRAVDGVNDAQRYFFLPLIEKEFEEDLKGRTFGVWGLSFKPRTDDVREAPAIDLIRELCTRGAKVKGFDPESRETAGAAFCRLGLTEVELVERQYEAAKGVDALLICTEWSEFRSTDFDLLRETMRGRTIYDGRNLYEPKDVAEEGFAYHCIGRPFVKPAKK
- a CDS encoding phosphomannomutase, yielding MKTLSAFKAYDVRGRVPDELDADFAYSIGRAFVRLYKLKRAIIGRDIRPSGVSLSSSLARGMADEGASVFDIGLCGTEEVYFATFHEKMDGGVMVTASHNPADYNGMKFVREEGRPVSADTGLMEIGRMAQAGGFGPPRTGGNITLLDTRKDYIAHLLGYVDIPKLKKLRIVANSGNGCAGPVVDELAEKLPFEFVRINHEPDGTFPSGVPNPILPENREATRSAVQKSGADFGVAWDGDFDRCFFFDEEGGFIEGYYLVGLLAAAMLKKYPGGKIIHDPRLLWNTEEIVRSAGGETVKCKSGHAFIKEKMRQVDGVYGGEMSAHHYFRSFSYCDSGMIPWLLVAGLMSDTGQKLSKMVKAMQTRFPVSGEINRRVVDQAAAIRRVREKYEPSALNVDETDGISLEFPKWRFNLRSSNTEPVIRLNVESRGDEGLLREKTAELLELIG